The DNA window AGCGCGTCCTCGGCGAGCTCGGACGCGCGGCCTTCGATGCGGTCGGCCAGCGCTCTCATCGTCCCTCCAGTCCGCTCGGAGGCACGGCGCCTCGTCCGGTCCGCCTGAGGTCGACCCGCAGGAGAGTACACACTGCCTCGACGACACCGTTTGCATCCTTCGGGGCGGGTGGCACGCCGAGCTGCTCCTCGATGCCAGGCGTCCAGAGCACGGCCCGACCCCCGGCCAGGATCGGGACCCGGGGGCCGAGCACGAGCCGCAAGCGGCTCACGGCGCGTCGCAGCGCCTCCAGGTGAAACGACATCGAGGCCGACAGGGCGACGAGATCGGGTCGCATCTCCGCGGCCATGGACACGAGGTGATCGGTGGGGACGTTCGACCCCAGGAGCCGGACCTCGAACCCTTCGGCCTCCAGGAGATCGGCCATGATGCGGGCCCCCATCTCGTGCTGCTCCCCCTCGACGCAGGCGAGCAGGATGCGCTTGCCGTTCCGCGGCGAGCGTGGCAGGTGCCGGTATAGGTGAGAGAGGACGAGCTGGCTGACGGCCGTCGCGAGGTGCTCCTGCGCCACGGTCAGCAGGTTCTCTTGCCAGCGTCGGCCGATCTCGTACTGCGCCTCTTGAATCACCCCGAGGTGGATGTCGCGTACGGCCATGCCGCCCTTCAACGCCTCCTCCACCACCTGCACGGCCCGGCCGCGATTGCCAACGAGGATGGCATCGAGGTAGTCCGTCACGAGGTCCGGCTGTTTTGACGCAGTCATGTGGACGATCAGGCTCTGTCGACGGGAGCACGCGGGCAACTGGGCCGTGCCCTGCTTCTTCGTGAGGAAACCCTGCGGGCCGTCGGGAAGTCCCCTTCAGCCCACAGCATGGAGGATGCCCCCGTGGAAGGAGCTTACTTCAACCGGTGGATCCCGATCACATCGAGCGCCTGGATGCGTCCATTTCCTGGGACCACAGGGTCGCCAGCGCGTAGGTCTTCGCGTGCTCCGGCACGTCCTCGCAGAAGCTCTGCCGTCGTGCCGGATCGGTGATGCGCTGCGTCCGCTCGAGGAGCCGGTCCATCGCGAGCGTCACCGCGTCTCTGGCGGCGCCGTGATGGCCCGTGGCGCGGAGAGTCTCCGCGTACGTCAGCCGGATGAGCGCCTCGCCCTCTTCCGCGCCACCGAGCGAGACGAGCATCGACAGCGCCTCCCGGGCCAGCGCCAGCGCCTCCGTCGAACGACCCAGATCCAGCAGCACCCGCGCCCTGACCGCGAGCG is part of the Chondromyces crocatus genome and encodes:
- a CDS encoding cobalamin B12-binding domain-containing protein encodes the protein MTASKQPDLVTDYLDAILVGNRGRAVQVVEEALKGGMAVRDIHLGVIQEAQYEIGRRWQENLLTVAQEHLATAVSQLVLSHLYRHLPRSPRNGKRILLACVEGEQHEMGARIMADLLEAEGFEVRLLGSNVPTDHLVSMAAEMRPDLVALSASMSFHLEALRRAVSRLRLVLGPRVPILAGGRAVLWTPGIEEQLGVPPAPKDANGVVEAVCTLLRVDLRRTGRGAVPPSGLEGR